A stretch of the Vigna radiata var. radiata cultivar VC1973A chromosome 7, Vradiata_ver6, whole genome shotgun sequence genome encodes the following:
- the LOC106765631 gene encoding uncharacterized protein LOC106765631, with product MAMDLYKNPTKLEYYHDMWSLQCTATLLSHFKGDDGRHVLILDRTIFHPQGGGQPADTGFVLIHGLENKFLVSDVRSKDGIVFHYGFFENLGGEFEPTHEKGNEVSLFVDEHRRKLNSRLHSAGHLLDICLPRIGLGHLEPGKAYHFSDGPWVEYKGTVPQNELQSKQKDLELEANALISLGERISVHILPYDEAAKICGGSLPDYISKESTPRIVRIGDNPGCPCGGTHVADISDIVQIKVSQIRSKKGQTKVFYKVES from the exons ATGGCCATGGATTTGTACAAGAATCCCACGAAGCTCGAATACTACCATGACATGTGGAGCCTCCAGTGCACTGCTACACTATTATCTCACTTCAAG GGCGATGATGGTAGACATGTTTTGATATTGGACCGTACGATATTCCATCCTCAAGGAGGTGGACAACCCGCGGATACTGGCTTTGTACTCATTCATGGCTTAGAAAACAAATTTCTGGTATCAGATGTTCGATCCAAGGATGGAATT GTTTTTCACTATGGGTTCTTTGAGAATTTGGGAGGGGAATTTGAGCCTACACACGAGAAAGGGAATGAGGTTTCACTGTTTGTTGACGAGCACAGGCGAAAACTGAACTCCAG ATTGCATTCAGCGGGACATTTGCTTGATATTTGTCTGCCAAGAATAGGATTGGGTCATTTAGAGCCTGGCAAAGCCTACCATTTTTCTGATGG GCCTTGGGTTGAATATAAGGGTACAGTTCCACAAAATGAATTACAGAGTAAGCAAAAGGATCTAGAGCTGGAGGCCAATGCATTAATTTCCTTGGGAGAAAGA ATTTCTGTTCATATATTACCATATGATGAAGCTGCTAAGATTTGCGGAGGGAGTCTTCCTGATTATATTTCTAAG GAAAGCACACCTCGCATTGTGAGGATAGGAGATAATCCTGGCTGCCCCTGTGGTGGTACTCATGTTGCTGACATTTCAGACATCGTACAAATTAAG GTTTCGCAAATTCGGTCGAAGAAGGGGCAAACAAAAGTCTTTTACAAAGTGGAGTCCTAG
- the LOC106768999 gene encoding probable protein phosphatase 2C 40 isoform X1: protein MQFHCDTDSPLVAAHTHIRHAKRNQIYFLSLPFRDLLSHTLSCIYTSTLTHSFLSSIIPAFSQSSLSFSLPSSLLIHLLGSSLGIMLSPAEGELKISFGYKCNSDKGIPCEVASGCKILPGVRRTSSFSCLSGAALSANATLANTNICNGKIGEEILPSWDSPNSFRKVTSSPSLSKLDILSSSLPSSLSYLSCSPSTTSDILEYDSCTLKSMSDPSRSEGFLNVKEVQVAGGAAGEDRVQAVCSEENGWLFCAIYDGFNGRDAADFLAGTLYDTIISYFNKLIEELEPGSIRAYNDGGLDESLQCKLNESLIYHEDQSMARFKGINDSNHGCYVSTKSELSCDPFSQGVLDILERAISQAENDFLYMVEREMEERPDLVSIGSCVLLVLLHGNDLYTLNLGDSRAVLATCITGCRMDKSERLKAIQLTDNHTVDNEVERARLLAEHPDDPRIVVAGKVKGKLKVTRAFGVGYLKKKNLNDALMGILRVRDLKSPPYISTQPSLNVHRISSSDQFVIVGSDGLFDFFSNDEAVKLVESYIWSTPFGDPAKFLIEQLVARAAVSAGLSMEELMNIPAGRRRKYHDDVTVIVIMLGMNQRTSKASTCI from the exons ATGCAATTTCATTGTGATACGGATTCTCCACTTGTTgccgcacacacacacatacgcCACGCTAAACGCaaccaaatatattttctttctctgcCCTTTCGGGATTTGCTAAGTCACACACTCTCTTGTATATATACTTCCACTCTCACTCACTCCTTTCTCTCTTCTATCATACCCGCATTCTCACAATCCtccctttctttttcccttCCCTCTTCACTTCTCATTCATCTATTGGGTTCCTCGCTG GGTATAATGCTTAGTCCTGCTGAAGGAGAACTTAAAATAAGTTTTGGCTATAAATGCAACAGTGATAAAGGTATTCCCTGTGAGGTTGCCAGTGGCTGCAAAATCCTTCCCGGAGTACGTAGAACCAGTAGTTTCTCTTGCTTGTCAGGTGCAGCCTTAAGTGCGAATGCTACATTAGCCAACACAAACATCTGCAATGGTAAAATAGGTGAAGAAATCCTTCCAAGTTGGGACTCTCCTAATTCATTTCGTAAGGTAACCTCTTCGCCAAGTCTTTCAAAGTTGGACATACTATCATCTTCCCTCCCAAGTAGTTTGTCTTACCTTAGCTGCAGTCCTTCTACTACAAGTGACATCCTCGAATATGACTCTTGCACGTTAAAATCAATGAGCGATCCTTCCAGAAGTGAAGGTTTTCTTAATGTTAAGGAAGTTCAAGTAGCAGGAGGAGCTGCCGGTGAAGACAGAGTTCAAGCAGTTTGTTCAGAAGAAAACGGGTGGCTATTCTGTGCAATTTATGATGGCTTTAATGGAAGAGATGCAGCCGATTTTCTGGCTGGTACCCTGTATGACACCATCATATCATACTTTAATAAGTTAATCGAGGAATTGGAGCCAGGATCCATCAGAGCTTATAATGATGGGGGCTTGGATGAATCCCTGCAATGTAAGTTGAATGAAAGTCTTATTTATCACGAAGATCAATCTATGGCAAGATTTAAAGGAATAAATGATTCTAATCATGGATGTTATGTATCTACTAAGTCAGAACTATCATGTGATCCATTTTCACAAGGGGTACTTGATATCCTTGAACGTGCTATTAGTCAGGCAGAGAATGATTTCCTGTACATGGTGGAGCGGGAAATGGAGGAACGTCCTGATCTAGTTTCTATTGGATCTTGTGTTTTACTTGTGCTTCTTCATGGTAATGATTTGTATACACTTAATCTTGGTGACAGCAGAGCAGTTTTGGCAACCTGCATTACAGGTTGCCGAATGGATAAGAGTGAGAGACTGAAGGCTATACAGCTTACAGATAATCACACTGTTGATAATGAAGTTGAAAGAGCTAGACTTCTGGCCGAACATCCCGATGATCCCAGGATCGTTGTAGCAGGAAAAGTGAAAGGGAAACTCAAGGTTACTCGCGCTTTTGGAGTTGGCTACTTGAAAAAG aaaaatttgaatgatGCTTTGATGGGAATCCTTCGAGTTCGTGATCTTAAAAGCCCACCATACATATCCACTCAACCATCACTGAATGTCCATAGAATCTCAAGCTCCGATCAATTTGTGATAGTAGGGAGTGATGGTTTATTTGACTTCTTCAGCAACGATGAGGCAGTAAAGCTTGTAGAGTCTTATATCTGGAGCACCCCTTTTGGTGATCCAGCAAAGTTTCTGATAGAGCAGCTTGTGGCTAGAGCAGCTGTTTCTGCCG GTTTAAGCATGGAAGAGTTGATGAACATTCCAGCTGGAAGGAGAAGGAAGTACCATGACGATGTGACCGTAATTGTGATCATGCTTGGGATGAATCAACGGACTTCAAAGGCATCAACTTGCATTTGA
- the LOC106768999 gene encoding probable protein phosphatase 2C 40 isoform X2, translating to MLSPAEGELKISFGYKCNSDKGIPCEVASGCKILPGVRRTSSFSCLSGAALSANATLANTNICNGKIGEEILPSWDSPNSFRKVTSSPSLSKLDILSSSLPSSLSYLSCSPSTTSDILEYDSCTLKSMSDPSRSEGFLNVKEVQVAGGAAGEDRVQAVCSEENGWLFCAIYDGFNGRDAADFLAGTLYDTIISYFNKLIEELEPGSIRAYNDGGLDESLQCKLNESLIYHEDQSMARFKGINDSNHGCYVSTKSELSCDPFSQGVLDILERAISQAENDFLYMVEREMEERPDLVSIGSCVLLVLLHGNDLYTLNLGDSRAVLATCITGCRMDKSERLKAIQLTDNHTVDNEVERARLLAEHPDDPRIVVAGKVKGKLKVTRAFGVGYLKKKNLNDALMGILRVRDLKSPPYISTQPSLNVHRISSSDQFVIVGSDGLFDFFSNDEAVKLVESYIWSTPFGDPAKFLIEQLVARAAVSAGLSMEELMNIPAGRRRKYHDDVTVIVIMLGMNQRTSKASTCI from the exons ATGCTTAGTCCTGCTGAAGGAGAACTTAAAATAAGTTTTGGCTATAAATGCAACAGTGATAAAGGTATTCCCTGTGAGGTTGCCAGTGGCTGCAAAATCCTTCCCGGAGTACGTAGAACCAGTAGTTTCTCTTGCTTGTCAGGTGCAGCCTTAAGTGCGAATGCTACATTAGCCAACACAAACATCTGCAATGGTAAAATAGGTGAAGAAATCCTTCCAAGTTGGGACTCTCCTAATTCATTTCGTAAGGTAACCTCTTCGCCAAGTCTTTCAAAGTTGGACATACTATCATCTTCCCTCCCAAGTAGTTTGTCTTACCTTAGCTGCAGTCCTTCTACTACAAGTGACATCCTCGAATATGACTCTTGCACGTTAAAATCAATGAGCGATCCTTCCAGAAGTGAAGGTTTTCTTAATGTTAAGGAAGTTCAAGTAGCAGGAGGAGCTGCCGGTGAAGACAGAGTTCAAGCAGTTTGTTCAGAAGAAAACGGGTGGCTATTCTGTGCAATTTATGATGGCTTTAATGGAAGAGATGCAGCCGATTTTCTGGCTGGTACCCTGTATGACACCATCATATCATACTTTAATAAGTTAATCGAGGAATTGGAGCCAGGATCCATCAGAGCTTATAATGATGGGGGCTTGGATGAATCCCTGCAATGTAAGTTGAATGAAAGTCTTATTTATCACGAAGATCAATCTATGGCAAGATTTAAAGGAATAAATGATTCTAATCATGGATGTTATGTATCTACTAAGTCAGAACTATCATGTGATCCATTTTCACAAGGGGTACTTGATATCCTTGAACGTGCTATTAGTCAGGCAGAGAATGATTTCCTGTACATGGTGGAGCGGGAAATGGAGGAACGTCCTGATCTAGTTTCTATTGGATCTTGTGTTTTACTTGTGCTTCTTCATGGTAATGATTTGTATACACTTAATCTTGGTGACAGCAGAGCAGTTTTGGCAACCTGCATTACAGGTTGCCGAATGGATAAGAGTGAGAGACTGAAGGCTATACAGCTTACAGATAATCACACTGTTGATAATGAAGTTGAAAGAGCTAGACTTCTGGCCGAACATCCCGATGATCCCAGGATCGTTGTAGCAGGAAAAGTGAAAGGGAAACTCAAGGTTACTCGCGCTTTTGGAGTTGGCTACTTGAAAAAG aaaaatttgaatgatGCTTTGATGGGAATCCTTCGAGTTCGTGATCTTAAAAGCCCACCATACATATCCACTCAACCATCACTGAATGTCCATAGAATCTCAAGCTCCGATCAATTTGTGATAGTAGGGAGTGATGGTTTATTTGACTTCTTCAGCAACGATGAGGCAGTAAAGCTTGTAGAGTCTTATATCTGGAGCACCCCTTTTGGTGATCCAGCAAAGTTTCTGATAGAGCAGCTTGTGGCTAGAGCAGCTGTTTCTGCCG GTTTAAGCATGGAAGAGTTGATGAACATTCCAGCTGGAAGGAGAAGGAAGTACCATGACGATGTGACCGTAATTGTGATCATGCTTGGGATGAATCAACGGACTTCAAAGGCATCAACTTGCATTTGA